In one window of Deltaproteobacteria bacterium DNA:
- a CDS encoding cation transporter has translation MSAHDHHHHDTNGHHGHHGHHGHHGHHGHHHNHRAVGNLKVALFLNLGFALVEIVGGIWTGSVAILSDAVHDLGDAIALGSAYIFERLAQRQPSASYSYGYRRLSLLSAVFTAAFLLVGSAFVLSEAIPRLLAPTMPKLPGMLGFAVLGVAVNGYAAWRLVRGGGTMNERVISWHLIEDVLGWLTVLIGTLVMMVADLPIIDPILSIIFSLFIVFNVLRSLGATVRLFLQAVPRDIDLEALRRDITGVEAVESTHDFHLWSLDGERHVLTVHVVVEQDLPLSVLETVKKEIRQTVAKHGNIHVTVELEPKATSCENDCHCATV, from the coding sequence ATGTCAGCGCACGATCACCATCATCATGATACCAATGGCCATCACGGCCATCATGGTCATCACGGGCATCACGGGCATCACGGGCATCATCATAATCATCGAGCGGTTGGTAACCTCAAGGTCGCTCTCTTTTTAAATCTGGGCTTTGCGCTCGTCGAGATTGTGGGTGGCATCTGGACTGGCAGTGTCGCCATCCTGTCGGATGCGGTGCACGATTTAGGTGACGCGATCGCTCTGGGGTCTGCCTACATTTTTGAGCGTTTAGCCCAGCGTCAGCCGAGTGCCTCGTATTCTTATGGGTACCGCCGGCTGTCACTGCTGAGTGCCGTTTTCACCGCTGCGTTCCTACTCGTAGGATCCGCTTTTGTACTATCCGAGGCTATTCCACGCTTGCTGGCTCCAACGATGCCAAAGCTGCCGGGTATGCTGGGATTCGCCGTGTTAGGCGTGGCCGTTAATGGCTATGCTGCCTGGCGGCTGGTCCGTGGCGGTGGCACCATGAACGAGCGCGTCATCTCGTGGCACCTTATCGAAGATGTGCTTGGGTGGCTCACCGTGCTGATTGGAACTCTGGTGATGATGGTGGCCGATCTACCCATCATCGACCCCATCCTGAGCATCATCTTTAGCTTGTTTATAGTGTTCAACGTTCTCAGGTCACTAGGAGCAACGGTTCGCCTCTTTCTGCAAGCAGTACCGCGGGATATCGATCTAGAGGCCTTGCGTCGTGACATCACCGGAGTCGAAGCGGTCGAGAGTACGCATGATTTTCACTTGTGGTCGCTAGATGGGGAGCGACACGTGCTCACGGTGCATGTGGTGGTGGAGCAGGATTTACCGCTGAGTGTACTTGAGACCGTGAAAAAAGAAATCCGCCAAACCGTCGCCAAACACGGCAATATTCACGTGACAGTTGAGCTTGAGCCCAAGGCTACTAGCTGTGAGAACGATTGCCACTGTGCCACGGTCTGA
- a CDS encoding AarF/ABC1/UbiB kinase family protein has translation MKAKTAVRTEKAGALAIPRELTRLVSAWWRFGVFGLPTKLTRSLVTDTSFESIFSGKRFYELFGDNALRLFDALGPIYGKAGQIALSRMSPKAHAVADDFHLTRLYKDWPALPWSQVQHILDTEIPQWRVGLKVEPVPLGVASMAQVHAATSSDGRQWVVKVLKPQAKQRMMETTAALDQLIAVVEPLALTQVSKRTVRELRELVSNFRRETSLIRERDTIIRLREKLAGKKQGVLLIPEVNTDYCSQHVLTVERFMGISLSDVVAGKIELPPTFKQKLAKSVLSELLVQVFELGLFHADPHAGNLILMETGDVGLFDWGLAGELFDSDRRYIAAILKAVIALDQEQLIDALVAMGTDVGREVEREDVRKELKTVSGMIKKGRENPAEKASIQELLEACLNSAARLGIAVPDGLLLMAKSLVTIEGLARGIDPQVSLARVATPVLFKAAKPGWKEVVAFGRRLPSMVRMAFN, from the coding sequence ATGAAGGCAAAAACCGCTGTGCGTACGGAAAAAGCTGGAGCATTGGCAATTCCACGGGAACTTACGCGCCTCGTTAGCGCCTGGTGGCGGTTCGGCGTGTTTGGTTTGCCGACTAAACTTACGCGGTCACTGGTGACCGATACTAGTTTTGAGTCTATTTTTAGCGGCAAGCGCTTCTACGAACTTTTCGGAGATAATGCTCTGCGTCTCTTTGATGCTCTGGGTCCAATCTACGGCAAGGCCGGACAGATCGCCCTAAGTCGGATGTCACCGAAGGCGCATGCCGTCGCCGATGATTTCCATCTGACGCGGCTTTATAAGGACTGGCCAGCATTGCCGTGGTCTCAAGTACAGCACATACTCGATACCGAAATTCCGCAGTGGCGTGTGGGACTCAAAGTAGAGCCAGTGCCGCTCGGGGTGGCATCGATGGCGCAGGTGCACGCAGCGACTTCTTCGGATGGCCGTCAGTGGGTCGTCAAGGTGCTCAAGCCGCAGGCTAAGCAGCGCATGATGGAGACGACAGCTGCTCTCGATCAGTTGATTGCGGTGGTAGAGCCACTTGCACTGACGCAAGTATCGAAACGCACCGTGCGTGAGCTGCGTGAGCTGGTCAGTAATTTTAGGCGCGAAACATCGCTCATCCGCGAGCGCGACACCATCATCAGACTCCGGGAAAAACTGGCAGGCAAGAAACAGGGCGTGCTACTCATTCCCGAGGTAAACACCGACTACTGCTCGCAGCATGTACTGACTGTTGAACGCTTTATGGGAATTTCGCTTTCGGATGTGGTGGCGGGCAAGATTGAGTTGCCGCCGACTTTCAAACAAAAACTTGCCAAGAGCGTCCTATCCGAGCTGTTGGTCCAAGTTTTTGAATTAGGTCTGTTTCACGCTGATCCGCACGCTGGAAACTTAATCTTGATGGAGACCGGTGATGTCGGGCTTTTCGACTGGGGCCTTGCCGGGGAGCTATTTGATAGCGATCGCCGCTACATAGCTGCAATACTTAAAGCCGTAATTGCTCTCGACCAAGAGCAGCTCATCGATGCCTTGGTCGCTATGGGCACCGATGTCGGGCGTGAGGTTGAGCGTGAAGATGTGCGTAAGGAGCTAAAGACCGTTTCGGGAATGATAAAGAAAGGCCGCGAAAATCCGGCCGAAAAAGCGTCGATCCAAGAGCTACTAGAGGCCTGCCTCAACAGCGCCGCGAGACTTGGGATTGCCGTGCCGGACGGGCTTTTGCTAATGGCAAAGAGCCTGGTCACGATCGAAGGCTTGGCGCGCGGCATCGATCCGCAGGTTTCGCTAGCCCGGGTGGCGACGCCGGTGCTATTCAAAGCTGCTAAACCCGGTTGGAAGGAAGTGGTTGCCTTTGGGCGGCGCTTACCGTCGATGGTGCGCATGGCATTCAACTAA
- a CDS encoding AMP nucleosidase, protein MKTKAEIVKNWLPRYTGTPIEQFGEYILLTNFSNYLEKFAKRFDVPILGNGRAMQTATHEPSGLTLINYGMGSANAATIMDLLMAIKPKGVLFLGKCGGVKESTELGHFILPMAAIRGEGTSNDYLAPEVPAMPSFKLHKFVSEKIVESSMDYRTGVIYTTNRRVWEHDEGFKQKLRDLRVIGVDMETATIFTVGVANEIPRGALLLVSDRPMTPEGVKTESSDKIVTERFVDLHLDIGIRAMTEIGVKGEKIKHFTY, encoded by the coding sequence ATGAAGACCAAGGCCGAGATCGTAAAGAATTGGTTACCGCGCTACACTGGCACGCCTATTGAACAATTTGGCGAATATATACTACTGACCAATTTCTCGAACTACCTCGAGAAGTTTGCTAAACGCTTCGACGTGCCAATACTGGGTAACGGTCGCGCCATGCAGACTGCCACCCATGAGCCCTCCGGGCTGACACTGATTAATTACGGCATGGGATCTGCCAATGCCGCGACAATCATGGACTTGCTTATGGCCATTAAACCCAAGGGGGTCCTCTTCCTAGGTAAATGTGGCGGTGTGAAAGAATCCACCGAGCTGGGTCATTTTATTCTACCGATGGCAGCGATTCGCGGCGAGGGTACCTCGAACGACTACCTCGCCCCTGAGGTGCCAGCGATGCCGTCATTCAAACTGCATAAATTTGTGTCCGAGAAAATCGTCGAGTCATCTATGGACTACCGGACCGGGGTGATCTACACCACCAACCGGCGAGTCTGGGAGCACGACGAGGGTTTCAAACAAAAGCTGCGCGATCTGCGCGTCATCGGCGTCGACATGGAGACGGCAACGATCTTTACCGTCGGTGTCGCCAACGAGATCCCGCGCGGCGCCCTGCTGCTCGTTTCAGACCGCCCGATGACCCCAGAGGGCGTCAAGACCGAGAGCAGCGACAAGATCGTGACCGAACGCTTTGTCGATCTGCACTTGGACATCGGTATCCGGGCGATGACCGAAATTGGGGTCAAGGGCGAGAAGATCAAACACTTCACTTACTGA
- a CDS encoding RNA methyltransferase: MSARAARRISMRSQIRLRLRIQQIMSKDNDTPATPGDPLRELEFSGTKTTGYPADAWDLMNAMLTEARRARMLRVAHGRTQHIRLVVQDVHDPHNISACLRSADAFGIQHCHVVTLKQSFRTSTVARGVGSWLTLHRHHTVEDCVAKLRADGFKLYAGVPAPTAVPLHELPVDDKIAVVFGNEHAGIDSAWLPHMDRLFTIPMFGMVESLNISVGAAITMQHLTHRARESLGTTTFALSTGERQGLLNKWICDQLQAWPQILPRLRAGKSSS; this comes from the coding sequence ATGAGCGCGAGGGCGGCGCGTCGCATATCCATGAGATCCCAGATCCGCTTGAGGCTGAGGATCCAACAGATCATGTCGAAGGATAACGACACACCAGCGACTCCAGGCGATCCGTTGCGCGAGCTAGAATTTAGCGGTACCAAGACGACCGGTTATCCGGCTGACGCTTGGGATTTGATGAACGCTATGCTGACTGAGGCGCGCCGCGCGCGCATGCTGCGTGTCGCGCACGGTCGTACCCAACATATCCGTCTGGTGGTCCAGGATGTCCACGACCCGCACAACATCTCGGCTTGCCTTAGGTCAGCCGATGCCTTCGGTATTCAGCACTGCCACGTGGTAACACTTAAACAAAGTTTTCGTACCTCGACCGTGGCGCGTGGCGTCGGGTCTTGGTTAACCCTGCATCGCCACCATACCGTCGAAGACTGCGTGGCCAAACTGCGGGCCGACGGATTCAAACTGTATGCCGGAGTGCCCGCGCCGACAGCGGTGCCACTCCATGAACTACCCGTGGACGACAAGATTGCCGTTGTTTTTGGCAACGAACACGCAGGCATCGACTCGGCCTGGCTACCTCACATGGACCGACTTTTTACGATCCCCATGTTCGGAATGGTCGAAAGCCTCAATATATCTGTTGGTGCCGCCATCACCATGCAGCACTTGACCCATCGAGCCAGGGAATCCCTGGGCACGACCACTTTTGCACTTTCAACCGGCGAACGCCAAGGGCTCCTGAACAAATGGATCTGCGATCAGCTGCAGGCGTGGCCGCAAATACTACCACGTCTCAGGGCCGGCAAATCGAGCTCCTAG
- a CDS encoding acyl-CoA carboxylase subunit beta, translated as MTTSASDKLAGLRQESLLGGGEARIAHQHKSGKLTARERLQQLLDPDSFTELDAFARHDCRDFGMEGKRILGDGVITGFGTVSGRLVYVFSQDFTVFGGSLSKTMARKICKVMDMAVKAGAPVIGINDSGGARIQEGVASLGGYADIFYRNVQASGVVPQLSLIMGPCAGGAVYSPAMTDFVFMVDHTSHMFITGPDVIKTVTGEVVTFDELGGSETHTQRSGVADRRFASEPDLINAVKTWLSFVPSNNLDEAPRAADPEADSTMRELITQAELSIESLVPLNPNLPYDMTEVIKAVVDPGSFFDIKPEFAPHIVTGFARLGGRSVGIVANNPNHLAGVLDIDASVKGARFVRFCDAFNIPLVTFVDVPGFLPGSDQESSGIIRHGAKLLYAYAEATVPKLTVITRKAYGGAYDVMSSKHIGADLNLAWPNAEIAVMGAKGACNIIFKGEITAAADQEAKRQELTDRYAETFANPYVAAELGYIDAVIYPSETRSHLLRGLAAVSGKRCQRPKRKHGNIPL; from the coding sequence ATGACGACATCAGCATCGGACAAATTAGCTGGGTTGAGGCAGGAATCACTTCTTGGTGGCGGTGAGGCGCGCATCGCCCACCAGCATAAGAGCGGCAAGCTGACCGCACGTGAGCGGCTGCAGCAGCTGCTTGATCCGGACTCTTTTACCGAGCTCGACGCCTTCGCACGGCACGACTGCCGTGACTTTGGGATGGAGGGAAAGCGCATACTTGGTGACGGTGTGATCACGGGCTTTGGTACCGTGAGCGGCCGTTTGGTGTATGTGTTCTCCCAGGATTTCACCGTATTTGGCGGTAGCTTGTCAAAAACCATGGCGCGCAAAATTTGCAAGGTCATGGATATGGCCGTTAAGGCTGGGGCACCGGTCATCGGCATCAACGACTCTGGCGGTGCGCGGATTCAAGAAGGTGTGGCCAGCCTGGGTGGCTATGCCGACATCTTTTACCGCAACGTGCAGGCGTCGGGTGTAGTGCCGCAGCTGTCGCTTATTATGGGACCTTGTGCCGGTGGTGCCGTGTATTCACCGGCGATGACCGACTTTGTTTTCATGGTAGATCATACGAGTCACATGTTTATCACGGGCCCCGACGTCATTAAGACGGTGACGGGCGAGGTGGTGACCTTCGACGAACTCGGTGGATCGGAGACTCACACGCAGCGTAGTGGTGTCGCCGACCGGCGCTTTGCCTCTGAACCTGACTTGATTAACGCTGTGAAGACCTGGCTGAGCTTCGTCCCGTCCAACAATCTGGATGAGGCGCCGCGTGCCGCTGATCCTGAGGCGGACTCGACCATGCGTGAACTCATCACGCAGGCGGAGCTTAGTATTGAGAGTTTGGTGCCGCTCAATCCCAATCTACCCTACGACATGACGGAAGTGATCAAGGCCGTAGTCGATCCGGGTAGCTTCTTTGATATCAAGCCTGAGTTTGCGCCGCACATAGTGACTGGTTTTGCGCGTCTCGGAGGCCGATCAGTGGGCATCGTCGCCAATAACCCTAACCACCTTGCCGGTGTGCTCGATATTGATGCCTCGGTAAAGGGTGCGCGTTTTGTGCGCTTTTGCGACGCCTTCAATATCCCTCTGGTGACTTTTGTCGATGTACCGGGATTTCTGCCGGGTAGTGACCAAGAGTCATCGGGCATTATCCGTCACGGTGCCAAGTTGCTATATGCATATGCCGAAGCCACTGTGCCTAAGCTCACAGTGATCACGCGTAAAGCCTACGGTGGCGCCTACGACGTGATGAGTTCCAAGCATATCGGTGCGGATCTCAACTTGGCGTGGCCTAATGCCGAGATTGCTGTAATGGGTGCTAAGGGCGCTTGCAACATCATTTTCAAGGGTGAAATCACTGCAGCCGCAGATCAAGAGGCGAAACGTCAAGAACTCACCGACCGCTACGCGGAAACGTTCGCCAACCCCTATGTTGCTGCGGAGCTCGGATATATCGATGCCGTGATCTATCCGAGTGAGACTAGGTCGCATCTGCTCCGAGGTCTGGCTGCTGTGAGCGGTAAGCGCTGCCAAAGACCTAAGCGCAAACACGGCAACATCCCACTTTGA